In one window of Zhongshania aliphaticivorans DNA:
- a CDS encoding AEC family transporter, whose amino-acid sequence MSLISPLIPIILPVILCAAIGVVWVRCRQPFDHEFVRRIVLWVGVPALIVGTLGSTVISVELFKQVLLATTCMLVFTSIFAIIACWVLRIEPRNFVMPLVFGNFGNMGLPLCVFAFGQEGLAIGLAVFLTTTIAHFSFGVAVLSGKAVFKSVFGSPIIYAGIIACLLIFNHWDLPLSLQNTLGLLGGLSIPLMLITLGVSLNSLKLHQVGKSAGLGVLRLLVGLAGGFASVYFLDIDGLERKVILLQSATPVAVFNYLLAIQYRRAPDVVAGMVVSSTLLSFFSIPVLLYFLGV is encoded by the coding sequence ATGTCACTGATTTCCCCCCTTATCCCCATCATCTTACCGGTTATTTTGTGTGCAGCCATTGGTGTGGTTTGGGTCCGCTGTCGCCAACCTTTTGATCATGAGTTTGTTCGCCGCATTGTATTGTGGGTGGGTGTTCCCGCGCTTATTGTGGGGACATTAGGGTCAACGGTCATTTCAGTTGAGCTATTTAAACAGGTATTGCTTGCCACAACCTGTATGCTGGTATTCACATCCATCTTTGCCATTATTGCCTGCTGGGTACTACGGATTGAACCACGCAATTTTGTGATGCCATTGGTATTTGGCAATTTTGGTAATATGGGTTTGCCCTTGTGTGTTTTCGCTTTTGGTCAGGAAGGCTTGGCAATTGGCTTGGCGGTATTTTTAACAACGACCATCGCGCATTTTTCGTTTGGCGTTGCGGTGTTAAGTGGCAAGGCAGTGTTCAAAAGTGTTTTTGGTTCTCCCATTATTTATGCTGGGATTATCGCCTGCCTACTTATTTTTAATCACTGGGACTTGCCGCTGTCATTACAAAATACCTTGGGCTTACTGGGTGGGCTGTCAATTCCGCTGATGTTAATTACCCTTGGCGTGTCCTTGAACTCGCTTAAATTACATCAGGTGGGAAAATCTGCGGGGCTGGGTGTATTGCGCTTGCTCGTGGGTTTAGCCGGCGGCTTTGCGTCGGTATATTTTTTGGATATCGACGGTTTGGAGCGCAAAGTCATCTTGTTGCAGTCCGCTACGCCTGTGGCGGTATTCAATTATTTATTGGCTATCCAATACCGGCGTGCGCCAGATGTGGTGGCGGGCATGGTTGTGAGCTCTACGTTGCTTAGTTTTTTTAGTATTCCTGTGTTGCTCTATTTTCTTGGTGTTTGA
- a CDS encoding DUF3806 domain-containing protein, translating into MRFLTIIILAILAPLSIADPWRTIPMTPLDEQYMSESQRELNDLSRIELGRSFGESRDNDLRLIQTMLDRKLVKGDQTRLLQAMGMVMGEYLRKEHHLKWVIYSDRLGRSRALEIPFKDEAIFPVTQISSRAAVGGDIDVKAIYQRLEDEIKRAKKKIIVR; encoded by the coding sequence ATGCGTTTCCTAACTATCATCATATTGGCCATTTTAGCGCCGCTGAGTATAGCTGATCCTTGGCGTACAATCCCGATGACACCGCTAGATGAGCAATACATGAGTGAAAGTCAGCGCGAACTCAACGATCTTAGCCGCATTGAGCTGGGCCGTAGCTTCGGCGAAAGCCGTGACAATGACCTACGACTCATACAAACCATGCTGGATCGCAAGCTTGTTAAGGGTGATCAAACCCGCCTTCTGCAGGCAATGGGTATGGTAATGGGCGAATACCTCCGTAAAGAGCACCATCTTAAGTGGGTAATTTATAGCGATAGATTGGGGCGTAGCCGCGCTCTTGAAATTCCCTTCAAAGATGAAGCCATTTTTCCCGTCACCCAAATATCTAGTCGCGCAGCGGTGGGTGGCGACATAGATGTAAAAGCCATTTATCAACGATTGGAAGACGAAATTAAACGCGCCAAAAAGAAAATCATTGTTCGCTGA
- the dapA gene encoding 4-hydroxy-tetrahydrodipicolinate synthase, which produces MISGSVVALVTPMHSDGSIDWQALSRLIEWHIEQGTDGIVAVGTTGESATLAMDEHKMVIKACVDQVAGRIKVVAGTGANSTAEAIELTKVAYEVGADACLLVTPYYNKPTQEGLYRHYMAIADAVDIPQILYNVPGRTACDMLNSTTIRLAEHRNIIAIKDATGDLVRGKELIDAVGDKLAVLSGDDATAAGLMLLGGQGNISVTANIAPAAVKAVCVAAMAGDEAATEAADGPLRILHERLFVEANPIPVKWALLAMGLMEDGIRLPLTVLSDVEQPRVRDALNQAGLLD; this is translated from the coding sequence ATGATTTCGGGTAGTGTGGTTGCCCTAGTAACCCCGATGCACAGCGATGGCAGTATAGACTGGCAAGCGTTGTCGCGTCTGATTGAGTGGCATATAGAACAGGGCACGGATGGGATTGTAGCCGTTGGTACAACGGGTGAATCTGCAACGCTTGCTATGGATGAACATAAAATGGTCATCAAGGCCTGTGTTGATCAGGTGGCAGGTCGTATTAAGGTTGTTGCCGGTACGGGGGCGAACTCTACCGCCGAAGCCATAGAATTAACCAAGGTAGCCTACGAAGTGGGTGCCGATGCCTGCTTACTGGTTACGCCATATTACAATAAGCCGACCCAAGAAGGCTTGTATCGTCATTATATGGCGATCGCCGATGCCGTTGATATTCCTCAGATTTTATATAATGTGCCGGGTCGAACCGCTTGCGATATGCTGAATTCGACCACGATTCGTTTAGCGGAGCATCGCAATATTATTGCGATTAAAGATGCGACCGGTGATTTAGTGCGCGGTAAAGAATTAATTGATGCGGTTGGCGATAAGCTGGCGGTGTTATCAGGCGATGACGCAACGGCTGCAGGCTTAATGTTGTTGGGCGGTCAGGGTAATATTTCGGTCACTGCCAATATAGCGCCTGCGGCAGTTAAGGCTGTTTGCGTGGCGGCAATGGCTGGAGATGAAGCGGCCACTGAAGCGGCAGACGGCCCCTTACGTATTCTTCACGAGCGATTATTTGTCGAGGCCAACCCCATACCAGTGAAATGGGCGCTGTTGGCAATGGGCTTGATGGAAGATGGGATTCGGTTGCCTTTGACTGTACTCAGTGATGTGGAACAACCACGCGTTAGAGACGCTTTAAACCAAGCGGGATTATTAGACTAG
- the bamC gene encoding outer membrane protein assembly factor BamC gives MSTIMRSNGFRLTVMGLVLAILSGCFGGGVFRDRGQDYRSAKLSAPLELPPGVESQTLDDQYVVPGIQTHKPLPGEFEVQPPEPLAKNVGTAEVKIQTLDDHSWILLDGDPNQVWPRMRIFLGRAGLDIAKADGESAIIETEWRDPNGDGASRERFRFRLEEGVQKDTSEIHVLVQINGNEEWPQTSDNAKRESQMVRVVAQYLADQETAGSVSILAQRSDGKGKIFIEGGEDSGPDSRHLRLLLPVDRAWAALGLALVKAGFEIEDDRREVNKYWLTYVDPEAEQPGWFARTFGARRNGLSRYVVEMQEVGPEEARIYLNYQKGRRLREAEREKLLTRIMGYLY, from the coding sequence ATGAGCACAATTATGCGCAGTAACGGTTTTCGATTAACGGTAATGGGGCTGGTATTGGCAATATTGTCAGGCTGTTTTGGTGGCGGCGTATTTCGCGATCGTGGGCAAGATTACCGCAGCGCAAAACTCAGCGCACCTCTGGAGCTGCCGCCGGGAGTAGAGTCACAGACACTTGATGACCAGTATGTGGTGCCGGGAATCCAAACCCATAAACCATTACCTGGGGAGTTTGAAGTTCAGCCGCCAGAGCCTCTCGCGAAAAATGTGGGTACGGCTGAGGTGAAAATTCAGACTTTGGACGATCATAGCTGGATATTGCTTGATGGCGATCCTAATCAAGTTTGGCCTCGTATGCGCATATTTCTTGGCCGAGCGGGTTTAGATATTGCTAAGGCAGACGGCGAAAGTGCCATCATTGAGACCGAGTGGCGTGATCCCAATGGCGATGGTGCGAGCCGTGAGCGGTTTCGTTTCCGCTTAGAAGAGGGTGTACAAAAAGATACCAGTGAAATCCATGTGCTTGTGCAAATAAATGGCAATGAAGAGTGGCCTCAAACATCGGATAATGCCAAACGTGAATCGCAAATGGTGCGCGTGGTCGCTCAGTATTTGGCAGATCAGGAAACGGCTGGATCGGTTTCCATTCTTGCTCAACGCTCCGATGGCAAAGGAAAGATATTCATTGAGGGTGGCGAAGACAGTGGCCCAGATAGCCGTCATTTGCGCTTATTACTGCCAGTTGATCGGGCGTGGGCAGCACTTGGCCTAGCCTTGGTAAAAGCGGGCTTTGAAATAGAGGATGATCGCCGCGAAGTTAATAAATATTGGCTAACCTACGTTGATCCGGAAGCAGAGCAGCCAGGTTGGTTTGCACGTACTTTTGGTGCTCGGCGTAATGGCTTGAGCCGCTATGTGGTTGAGATGCAAGAGGTTGGGCCGGAAGAGGCGCGTATTTATTTGAATTATCAGAAAGGTCGCCGGCTTCGTGAGGCAGAGCGTGAAAAACTGCTTACCCGAATTATGGGGTATTTGTATTAG
- a CDS encoding MBL fold metallo-hydrolase produces the protein MRFASLGSGSKGNATLLETSQSCVLIDCGFTIKETERRMARLGRSPSDLEAILVTHEHSDHIKGVLPLARKYKLPVYCSYGTAEYGQLRLSHHWRDLVLGTVVDIGGISVMPVAVPHDAREPCQFVFRYQKKTFGLLTDLGSITPFVREHYRQCDALLLECNHDKQMLADGPYPYSLKQRVGGDWGHLNNQQAASLLAEAEVGHLQHVVMAHLSEKNNTPALARAAIEPMLANSDALLSADQEAGFDWLDIA, from the coding sequence GTGCGTTTTGCATCGCTGGGTAGTGGTAGTAAAGGCAATGCAACCCTGCTTGAGACTAGTCAAAGTTGTGTGTTGATTGACTGTGGTTTCACCATAAAAGAAACCGAACGCCGTATGGCTAGGCTGGGGCGAAGCCCCAGTGATTTAGAAGCTATTTTGGTAACCCACGAGCATAGCGACCATATTAAAGGCGTGCTGCCCTTAGCTCGGAAATACAAACTACCGGTGTATTGTAGTTATGGAACCGCTGAGTATGGGCAGCTGCGACTGTCTCATCACTGGCGAGATTTGGTGCTGGGGACGGTGGTCGACATCGGTGGAATTTCAGTGATGCCAGTTGCGGTGCCTCACGATGCCCGAGAGCCATGCCAATTTGTGTTTAGATACCAAAAAAAAACGTTTGGGCTGCTCACAGATTTAGGTAGTATTACGCCCTTCGTTCGCGAGCACTATCGTCAGTGTGATGCGCTGTTGCTAGAGTGCAATCACGATAAGCAGATGTTGGCCGATGGCCCTTATCCTTACTCATTAAAACAACGGGTTGGTGGTGATTGGGGGCACTTAAATAATCAGCAAGCGGCGAGTTTATTAGCTGAGGCTGAAGTGGGGCATTTACAACATGTTGTGATGGCTCACCTGAGTGAAAAGAACAATACCCCCGCTTTGGCGAGGGCGGCAATAGAACCGATGTTGGCAAACAGTGACGCGCTACTGTCTGCTGATCAAGAGGCTGGTTTTGACTGGCTGGATATAGCGTAA
- the purC gene encoding phosphoribosylaminoimidazolesuccinocarboxamide synthase, which translates to MEKREELYSGKAKSVYKTDDPDRYILNFRNDTSAFDGLRVEQLDRKGMVNNKFNAFIMNALQAAGVPTHFEKLLSDNDALVKKLDMLPIECVVRNIAAGSIVKRLGVEEGKELNPPTFEMFLKNDELHDPMINEYHIRSFGWANDAQLDRMKELTFKVNDVLKAMFADAGMLLVDYKLEFGVFSDGEIHLGDEFSPDGCRLWDADTREKLDKDRFRQGLGNVVESYEIVGRRLGIDFDA; encoded by the coding sequence ATGGAAAAACGCGAAGAGTTGTATTCCGGCAAGGCAAAATCAGTGTATAAAACTGATGATCCTGACCGTTATATCCTCAATTTCAGAAATGACACCTCGGCCTTTGATGGCTTGCGGGTAGAGCAGCTGGATCGCAAGGGCATGGTCAACAACAAGTTTAATGCTTTTATCATGAATGCATTACAAGCGGCCGGTGTACCCACTCACTTTGAGAAGCTGTTGTCTGATAATGACGCCTTGGTGAAAAAGCTGGATATGCTTCCGATTGAGTGTGTCGTTCGGAATATTGCCGCAGGTTCTATTGTGAAGCGATTGGGTGTGGAAGAGGGCAAGGAATTAAACCCGCCAACGTTTGAGATGTTTCTTAAAAATGACGAGCTGCACGACCCCATGATCAACGAGTACCACATTCGTTCATTTGGCTGGGCAAATGATGCGCAGTTGGATCGCATGAAAGAGCTAACCTTTAAAGTAAACGATGTGCTCAAGGCCATGTTTGCTGATGCCGGCATGCTCTTGGTTGATTATAAGCTTGAATTTGGTGTGTTTAGCGACGGCGAAATACACCTTGGCGATGAATTCTCGCCAGATGGCTGTCGCCTTTGGGACGCCGATACCCGTGAAAAACTCGATAAAGACCGCTTCCGCCAGGGCCTTGGTAATGTGGTGGAGTCTTATGAAATCGTCGGACGTCGTTTAGGCATCGACTTTGATGCATAG